The stretch of DNA AACATCATACTATACCGAGCCCGATACCAAAAACAATAAAGCTTATGCCTTATTACTACAGGCATTAAAAAAATCAAATAAAGCAGGCCTGGCCCGTTTTGTACTGCGCAGTACCGAAAGTCTGTGTATAGTACACCCGGTTGATAATGTATTGGTAATAACGCGCATACGCTTTGGACAGGAGATACGCAGTGCAGAAGAGTTAAATATTGCCGAAGATGTTAATATCAGCAAAAAAGAATTAGATGTGGGGCTTGCCCTTATCAACCAATATGCCGAAGATTTTGATGTATCTAAATTTAAGGACGAATACAACGAGGAGCTGCTAAAGATCATCAAGGCTAAAGCAAAAGGTAAACGGGCAACTGTTAAAAAGTTGAAGCCGCATAAAGCCACAGGTACCGATCTGTACGATCAGTTGATGAAGAGCCTGAGTGCTAAAAAAGGGGCTTAATGTAAATTGTAATTAAATAATTATCATATAAATAAAACTTATGTAAATAAGCTGTGTTGTCATGGTATACAAAAAACTAATATCTACCATTATGGCAACTACAAAAACAAAAAGTAAACCCGAGACAACCGAAGTTGTGCAAGAATCGGCGTTGAACGAATTATTTATTGATGAATTAAAAGATATTTATTGGGCCGAGAAGCACCTTGCTAAAGCCCTGCCAAAAATGGCTAAAGCTGCAACGTCTGACGAATTGCGCACAGCGATAGAAAACCACCAGGCCGAAACAGAAAACCATGTAACTCGCTTAGAAAGTGCTTTTGCATCTATCGACGAAAAAGCAGTTGCGGTAAAATGCGAAGCTATGGCCGGATTGATCAAAGAAGGCGAGGAAATAATATCTGAAACAGAAAAAGGTACGCTAACCCGCGATGCCGGTATTATATCGGCGGCTCAAAAAATAGAGCATTACGAAATCGCTTCTTATGGTACCTTAAGGGTGTTAGCCCTTACTTTGGGTTACACCGAAGCTGCGGATTTGTTGGAGGCAACTTTAAATGAAGAGAAAACTACCGATGGACTGCTTACCCAAATAGCAGAGGGTGGCATAAACGAAGGTGGTAAGAGCGAAAAGGAATAATAATCCGCTCATCTTTAGTACACAAGCTTATTAGATAGGAATAATAATATTGATATTAAATAATAGATAATATTATTATCCGGGGTATCGCACTACGTAACTTATAATAAAAAGTTACAAAAAGTTTTCCACATAAAGGCTCCTTTTTAATAAAAGGGGCCTTTATAACATTATCTTTATCAACCTTTTAATAATTTAAAACGTTGAGAAGATTTTTACCCCTTGTAGTTGTATTGCTTGTGTTTATAAACGGCTGCAAAAAAGATACGCCTGATCTTAACGGATATAAGCCTGCCGATCATACATATGATAATAGTTACATGCCGCTTTCTAAGGGTTCAACATGGAATTACACATCGGGCAGTGGCGAGCAAATGGTTAAAACCTCTCTTACGTTAACAGGCGACTCTACAACTATTAATAACCGCACTTATAAGCTAATGCTTAACAAAACTACCGGTGCACCTGATAAAACCCAATATTATTATAATGCACAGCACCTTTACTCAGTATCAGAAAATGCAGGCGGCGTTAGTTTAGAATATTTTTGTTTAAACGACCAACTATTTACAGGAAATACCTGGAACGCTAAATTAACCCCAACCGGCTTGGTGAATGGTGTGCCCGGGCGCATTAGTGGCCAGGTAGTTGAAAGGAATGTTACCAAAATAGTTTTGGGCAAAACCTATATTTATGTAATACATACCAGGCTTTCGGTACAATACGATTATTCGCATACGGGTGAGTACAAAGAGTATGGCAGCTATGATTATTACTTTGCCAAAGGCGTAGGCATTATACAAAGCAACGTTACTTTAGGTGGCATTACAAAAACGTCAATGCTTACCGACTATACAATCCAATAATTTTTTATTTGCCTGCTGGCTATGGTAATCCTTATGCCATAAAACAGCATGCCTGCGCATCTGCGCCAACCTGCTATGTATTTTTGTGTTCATAAAATATGATGGACACTAAAAATATCCGCCTAAGCGTGTTGGATCAATCGCCGATACGCAAAGGTAATACTGCCGAGCAGGCCGTATACGAAACCATAGAACTTGCAAAATATACCGATACCTTGGGTTACACACGCTTTTGGGTATCGGAGCACCACAATACCGGCAGCCTTGCAGGCTCCACGCCCGAAGTACTGATAGCCCATTTA from Inquilinus sp. KBS0705 encodes:
- a CDS encoding Ku protein; its protein translation is MRSIWKGSLGFGLVSIPVKLYSAVQTTSLDFDMLDSRDHQRIRYQRVNENTHKEVPYDKIVKGYKLNDDYVIMDDHDFEDAAPEKSKVIEIESFVDIADVNPMFYETSYYTEPDTKNNKAYALLLQALKKSNKAGLARFVLRSTESLCIVHPVDNVLVITRIRFGQEIRSAEELNIAEDVNISKKELDVGLALINQYAEDFDVSKFKDEYNEELLKIIKAKAKGKRATVKKLKPHKATGTDLYDQLMKSLSAKKGA
- a CDS encoding ferritin-like domain-containing protein, with the translated sequence MATTKTKSKPETTEVVQESALNELFIDELKDIYWAEKHLAKALPKMAKAATSDELRTAIENHQAETENHVTRLESAFASIDEKAVAVKCEAMAGLIKEGEEIISETEKGTLTRDAGIISAAQKIEHYEIASYGTLRVLALTLGYTEAADLLEATLNEEKTTDGLLTQIAEGGINEGGKSEKE